The following are from one region of the Cetobacterium somerae genome:
- the ruvB gene encoding Holliday junction branch migration DNA helicase RuvB translates to MDRIVSNEELEFEGEVQKNLRPKRLAEYIGQESLKEKMSIFIEAAKKRGGCIDHILLYGPPGLGKTTLAGVIATEMGVNLKITSGPILDKAGDLAAILTSLEENDILFIDEIHRLNTSVEEILYPAMEDGELDIIIGKGPSARSIRIELPPFTLIGATTRAGLLSSPLRDRFGVVHRMDYYKEDELEGIVKRGGAILGVKVEEDGAKEIALRSRGTPRIANRLLKRVRDYCEIKGNGVVDLNSAIKALSILGVDKQGLDELDRDIIKAIIENYGGGPVGVETLALMLGEDRRTIEEVYEPYLVKIGYIKRTSRGRMVTEKAYNHFEIKE, encoded by the coding sequence ATGGATAGGATAGTTTCTAATGAAGAGTTGGAATTTGAAGGAGAAGTTCAAAAAAATCTTAGACCAAAAAGATTAGCTGAATATATCGGTCAAGAATCACTAAAAGAAAAAATGAGTATTTTTATAGAAGCTGCAAAAAAAAGAGGTGGATGTATAGACCATATTCTTTTATATGGACCACCGGGATTAGGAAAAACAACTTTAGCAGGAGTAATAGCTACAGAGATGGGAGTTAACTTAAAAATAACTTCAGGCCCAATATTAGATAAAGCTGGAGATTTAGCAGCTATTTTAACATCATTAGAAGAGAATGATATATTATTTATTGATGAAATTCATAGATTGAATACGTCGGTAGAGGAGATTTTATATCCAGCTATGGAAGATGGAGAGTTAGATATTATTATTGGAAAGGGACCTTCAGCAAGATCAATAAGAATAGAGTTACCGCCATTTACATTGATTGGAGCTACAACAAGAGCTGGACTTTTAAGTTCACCTCTTAGAGACAGATTTGGTGTGGTTCATAGAATGGATTATTATAAAGAAGATGAACTTGAAGGAATAGTAAAAAGAGGTGGAGCTATTTTAGGGGTTAAGGTTGAAGAGGACGGAGCAAAAGAGATTGCACTAAGAAGTAGAGGAACTCCTAGAATTGCAAATAGATTATTAAAAAGAGTTAGAGATTATTGTGAAATTAAAGGAAATGGAGTTGTTGATTTAAATAGTGCAATAAAGGCGCTGAGCATTTTAGGGGTAGATAAGCAAGGATTAGACGAATTAGACAGAGATATTATAAAAGCTATAATAGAAAATTATGGTGGTGGTCCGGTAGGCGTTGAAACGTTAGCCTTAATGTTGGGAGAAGACAGAAGAACAATTGAAGAAGTGTATGAACCCTATTTAGTTAAAATTGGTTATATTAAAAGAACTAGTCGTGGTAGAATGGTTACAGAAAAGGCTTATAATCATTTTGAGATAAAGGAGTAA
- a CDS encoding DUF445 domain-containing protein encodes MLVKALLLIVIGSMIGWVTNYIAIKMLFRPYKEINLGFFKIQGLIPKRRHEIGITLADTIQNELISLDDITKKLENANLDVEMERVIDSILEKKLASEITTRFPMIAMFLNESALNKIKDAIKGSIMENKDQIIGMLFETLEKNVDFKEIIVEKVDGFSLEELERITFSLAKKELKHIEIIGAILGGLIGVVQFVITVFI; translated from the coding sequence ATGTTAGTAAAAGCGTTACTTTTAATTGTTATTGGATCAATGATTGGATGGGTTACAAACTATATTGCAATAAAGATGTTATTTAGACCATATAAAGAGATAAATTTAGGGTTTTTTAAAATCCAAGGTTTAATTCCTAAAAGAAGACATGAAATAGGAATAACTTTAGCAGATACAATTCAAAATGAACTAATATCATTAGATGATATAACAAAAAAATTAGAAAATGCAAATTTAGACGTTGAAATGGAAAGAGTAATTGATAGTATATTAGAAAAAAAGTTAGCATCAGAGATAACAACGAGATTTCCAATGATAGCTATGTTTTTAAATGAATCAGCTTTAAATAAAATAAAAGATGCTATAAAAGGATCGATAATGGAAAATAAAGATCAAATAATTGGAATGTTATTTGAAACTTTAGAAAAAAATGTTGATTTTAAAGAGATTATAGTTGAAAAAGTAGATGGATTTTCTTTGGAAGAGCTAGAGAGAATAACTTTTTCTTTAGCAAAGAAAGAATTGAAACATATAGAAATAATTGGAGCTATTTTAGGTGGACTTATTGGAGTTGTACAATTTGTAATAACAGTTTTTATTTAA
- a CDS encoding alanine/glycine:cation symporter family protein gives MFILESIVNFLNSILWGKNILVVLLIFSGVFFTVKTNFVQLRFLKHMVKLLTDKSNSDSENLSPFQAFCISTATRVGAGNLAGVVSAISIGGAGSIFWMWVVAFLGSATAFVETTLAMIFREKDKTGHFYGGPCFFLKNGLGKKSWGIAFVITGIICWAGVLQVVSNSVTESFNVAFNISPMVISALLTLLAAIVIFGKTDKTAKVLDKVVPIMAVMYLVIVFFIIIKNFALLPQVFSQIFSEAFGIRQGVGGTIGAIIMQGVKRGLFSNEAGTGSAPCAAASATVSHPVQQGLIQSLGVFVDTFIICTATALVMLLTKASVIDGLNGMELLQKSFNYHLGSTFGEIFVAIILFLFCFSTLLGICFYGKVNVKFLTDKEFGQILFKIFALSMIFIGGIQQNFFMWNLADLGLALMTIINLSGVFPLSKFAFDSLKDYQSRFNPIKA, from the coding sequence ATGTTTATTTTAGAAAGTATCGTTAATTTTTTAAATTCAATTCTTTGGGGAAAAAATATACTAGTTGTTTTACTTATTTTTTCAGGTGTTTTCTTTACAGTAAAAACCAATTTTGTTCAACTTCGTTTTTTAAAGCATATGGTCAAGCTTTTAACGGATAAATCAAATAGTGATTCTGAAAATCTTTCACCTTTTCAAGCCTTTTGTATAAGTACTGCAACTAGAGTTGGAGCTGGTAATTTAGCGGGTGTTGTCAGTGCAATTTCTATTGGTGGTGCAGGTTCAATTTTCTGGATGTGGGTTGTTGCTTTTTTAGGTTCTGCTACAGCATTTGTAGAAACTACTTTAGCTATGATATTTAGAGAAAAAGATAAAACTGGTCATTTTTATGGTGGTCCTTGCTTTTTTTTAAAAAATGGTCTTGGTAAAAAAAGTTGGGGTATTGCTTTTGTAATAACTGGTATTATTTGTTGGGCAGGAGTTTTACAAGTTGTTTCAAACTCTGTTACCGAATCATTTAATGTAGCTTTTAATATTAGTCCAATGGTTATTTCTGCTCTTTTAACACTATTAGCAGCTATTGTAATCTTTGGAAAAACAGATAAAACAGCTAAAGTTTTAGATAAAGTAGTTCCTATTATGGCTGTAATGTACCTTGTTATTGTCTTTTTTATAATCATTAAAAACTTCGCTCTTTTACCTCAAGTTTTTTCTCAAATATTCTCAGAAGCTTTTGGAATTAGACAAGGAGTTGGAGGAACTATTGGAGCTATTATTATGCAAGGAGTTAAAAGAGGGTTGTTTTCTAACGAGGCTGGAACAGGTAGTGCCCCTTGTGCTGCGGCTAGTGCTACAGTTTCTCATCCAGTTCAGCAAGGATTAATTCAAAGCTTAGGAGTTTTCGTAGATACTTTTATAATCTGTACAGCTACAGCTTTAGTTATGCTACTTACTAAAGCCTCTGTTATAGATGGATTAAATGGTATGGAGTTATTACAAAAATCATTCAATTACCATCTGGGTTCAACTTTCGGTGAAATATTTGTAGCTATAATACTTTTTCTTTTCTGTTTCTCTACTCTTTTAGGAATCTGCTTCTACGGAAAAGTTAATGTTAAATTTTTAACTGATAAAGAGTTTGGACAAATACTTTTTAAAATCTTTGCTCTTTCAATGATCTTTATAGGAGGAATACAACAAAATTTCTTTATGTGGAATCTTGCTGATCTTGGTTTAGCTCTTATGACTATTATTAATTTATCTGGTGTATTCCCTCTATCAAAATTTGCATTTGATTCATTAAAGGATTACCAGTCTAGATTTAATCCTATAAAGGCATAA
- the rny gene encoding ribonuclease Y has translation MNLMLGVGLAIVGFAIIFSIMYKKSTIDKKIEELNNLEDEKLKAKIKAKEILERAEKESLAKSKEIEIKAKETVYQMKEEAEKEIKIAKNELLQKEGRLAKKEETLESKIEKVESRAVELEEINQHLENKKTEIEDLKKVQEETLERISEMTRNEAKEMLISKLKDDLVHETALAIREYENKLEDEKDRLSKRILSTAIGKASSEFVADATVSVVNLPNDEMKGRIIGREGRNIRTIEALTGVDIIIDDTPEAVVLSSFDGVKREVARRAIEKLINDGRIHPGKIEEVVNKSRKEIDKDIIEAGEQALLELGIPGMHMEIIKTLGKLKYRTSYGQNVLTHSIEVAKLAANLAAELGADTKLAKRAGLLHDVGKVLDHDIEASHAIIGGEFLKKFGEKPAVINAVMAHHNEVEFESVEAILVQASDAISASRPGARRETLSTYLKRLEGLEEIATSFDGVESSYAIQAGREIRIIINPEIVSDDAATKMARDIAKRIEETMQYPGQIKVTILRETRAVEYAK, from the coding sequence ATGAACTTAATGTTAGGAGTTGGATTAGCTATAGTTGGGTTTGCAATAATATTTAGTATTATGTATAAAAAATCTACTATAGATAAGAAGATAGAGGAGCTTAATAACTTAGAAGATGAAAAGTTAAAAGCTAAAATAAAAGCTAAAGAAATATTAGAAAGAGCAGAAAAAGAATCTTTAGCAAAAAGTAAAGAGATAGAAATAAAAGCGAAAGAAACAGTTTACCAAATGAAAGAGGAAGCTGAAAAAGAGATAAAGATAGCGAAAAATGAGTTGTTACAAAAAGAGGGAAGATTAGCTAAAAAAGAGGAAACTTTAGAGTCTAAAATAGAAAAAGTTGAAAGCAGAGCTGTAGAGTTAGAAGAGATTAACCAACACTTAGAAAATAAGAAAACTGAAATAGAAGACTTAAAAAAGGTTCAAGAGGAAACTTTAGAAAGAATTTCAGAAATGACAAGAAATGAAGCTAAAGAGATGTTAATTTCTAAATTAAAAGATGATTTAGTTCATGAGACTGCTTTAGCAATAAGAGAATATGAGAATAAATTAGAAGATGAAAAAGATAGATTGTCAAAAAGAATTCTATCAACAGCAATAGGAAAGGCTTCTTCAGAATTCGTTGCAGATGCTACTGTATCAGTTGTAAATTTACCAAATGATGAAATGAAAGGTAGAATTATAGGTAGAGAAGGAAGAAACATAAGAACGATAGAGGCTTTAACAGGTGTAGATATAATAATAGATGATACTCCAGAAGCTGTTGTTTTATCAAGTTTTGATGGTGTAAAAAGAGAAGTTGCTAGAAGAGCAATTGAAAAACTTATAAATGATGGAAGAATTCATCCAGGTAAGATAGAAGAGGTTGTTAATAAATCTAGAAAAGAAATTGATAAAGATATTATCGAAGCTGGAGAACAGGCTCTTTTAGAGTTAGGAATTCCAGGAATGCATATGGAAATTATTAAAACATTAGGTAAGTTGAAATATAGAACAAGTTATGGTCAAAATGTTTTAACTCACTCGATAGAGGTAGCTAAATTAGCTGCAAATCTAGCAGCTGAGTTAGGTGCAGATACTAAGTTAGCAAAAAGAGCTGGACTTCTACATGACGTAGGAAAAGTTTTAGATCATGATATAGAAGCTTCTCATGCAATAATTGGAGGAGAGTTCTTGAAAAAATTTGGTGAAAAACCAGCAGTTATAAATGCTGTTATGGCTCATCATAACGAAGTTGAATTTGAAAGTGTAGAGGCTATTTTAGTTCAAGCATCAGATGCAATATCAGCTTCAAGACCAGGAGCAAGAAGAGAAACATTATCAACATATCTAAAAAGATTAGAAGGATTAGAAGAGATAGCAACTTCATTTGATGGAGTGGAATCTTCTTATGCAATTCAAGCTGGTAGAGAGATAAGAATTATAATAAATCCAGAAATTGTATCAGATGATGCAGCTACAAAAATGGCTAGAGACATAGCTAAGAGAATAGAAGAGACTATGCAGTATCCAGGACAAATAAAAGTAACAATATTAAGAGAAACTAGAGCTGTAGAGTACGCTAAATAA
- a CDS encoding STAS domain-containing protein, whose protein sequence is MTTNFEIIEKTVDDVRVIKVCGELDALVAPKLKERIAKQIELDINKFVIDFSDLVHINSLAMGILRGKLRVVRDLGGDIKLVGLNDHIKTIFEMIGLDELFDIYATEEEAIASFR, encoded by the coding sequence ATGACTACAAATTTTGAAATAATTGAAAAAACAGTGGATGATGTAAGAGTAATAAAGGTATGTGGAGAATTAGATGCATTAGTAGCACCAAAATTAAAAGAGAGAATAGCAAAGCAAATAGAGCTTGATATAAATAAATTTGTAATAGATTTTAGTGATTTAGTTCATATAAACAGCTTAGCTATGGGTATATTAAGAGGAAAGTTAAGAGTTGTAAGAGATTTAGGTGGAGATATAAAATTAGTGGGATTAAATGATCATATAAAAACTATATTTGAAATGATTGGATTAGATGAGTTATTTGATATTTATGCAACAGAAGAGGAAGCAATAGCTAGTTTTAGATAA
- a CDS encoding ATP-binding protein, whose product MQNEIKLYVPSSLKNLSIIRAMTKTYLEHQKVEQKDIMKILSIVDELATNVIEHGYEYKSGDIIIELQKNNDIIHLVVEDNGVGFDESKISKDEGGMGLFLAKAMADNFKVEKKINGTKIKVEKRVKEEI is encoded by the coding sequence ATGCAGAATGAAATAAAGCTGTATGTTCCATCCTCTTTAAAAAATCTTTCTATCATTAGAGCAATGACTAAAACATATTTAGAACATCAAAAGGTTGAACAGAAGGATATAATGAAAATTTTATCTATTGTTGATGAACTAGCAACAAATGTTATAGAACATGGCTATGAATATAAATCTGGTGATATAATTATAGAGCTTCAAAAAAATAATGATATTATTCATTTAGTAGTTGAGGATAATGGAGTTGGATTTGATGAGTCTAAAATTAGTAAAGATGAAGGCGGAATGGGGCTTTTTTTAGCAAAAGCTATGGCAGATAATTTTAAAGTAGAAAAGAAGATTAATGGAACAAAAATAAAAGTTGAAAAGAGAGTTAAGGAGGAAATTTAA
- the miaA gene encoding tRNA (adenosine(37)-N6)-dimethylallyltransferase MiaA — protein MKGIVIAGPTGVGKTELSIKLAKALNAEIISADSAQVYEEMNIGTAKIEENEMQGIIHHMIDVVEPVKKYSVGDYQRKVDEILNSNEEKNILLVGGTGLYIDSVVRGLSALPESDLAIREKLMNEDGDKLFEILKEIDPESAESIHPNNKRRVERAVEVFYQTGEKFSILSKKNIKGNNFKFLKVALERDREHLYDRINLRVEIMMENGLLEEVKYLYKKYGDILKKINIIGYSELISYINEEITLEDAKELIKKNSRNYAKRQFTWFKNDHEYIWYDLDKMTQDEIFSDILQRFNAL, from the coding sequence TTGAAAGGGATAGTTATAGCCGGACCTACAGGAGTAGGAAAAACAGAATTATCAATAAAATTAGCAAAAGCTTTAAATGCTGAAATTATCTCGGCAGATTCTGCACAAGTGTATGAAGAGATGAATATAGGAACAGCTAAAATAGAAGAGAATGAGATGCAAGGGATTATACATCACATGATTGATGTTGTTGAACCTGTAAAAAAATATAGTGTTGGTGATTATCAGAGAAAAGTTGATGAAATATTAAATTCTAATGAAGAAAAAAATATTCTATTAGTAGGAGGAACTGGACTTTATATAGATTCAGTAGTAAGAGGACTATCTGCTTTACCAGAAAGTGATTTAGCTATAAGAGAGAAATTAATGAATGAAGATGGAGATAAACTTTTTGAAATTTTAAAAGAAATTGATCCAGAAAGTGCTGAGAGTATTCATCCTAATAACAAAAGAAGAGTTGAAAGAGCAGTAGAAGTTTTCTATCAAACTGGAGAGAAATTTTCGATTTTATCTAAAAAGAATATAAAAGGAAATAATTTTAAATTTTTAAAAGTTGCTTTAGAAAGAGATAGAGAACATCTATATGATAGAATAAATTTAAGAGTAGAGATAATGATGGAAAATGGACTTTTGGAAGAGGTGAAATATCTTTATAAAAAGTATGGAGATATATTAAAAAAAATAAATATCATAGGTTATTCAGAGTTAATTTCGTATATAAATGAAGAGATAACTTTAGAAGATGCTAAAGAGTTAATAAAGAAAAATTCAAGAAATTATGCTAAAAGACAATTTACATGGTTTAAAAATGATCATGAGTATATTTGGTACGATTTAGATAAAATGACCCAAGATGAAATTTTTTCAGATATTTTACAAAGGTTTAATGCCTTATAA
- the obgE gene encoding GTPase ObgE, protein MFIDEVIITVKAGNGGDGAATFRREKCIQFGGPDGGDGGRGGDVVFVADSNINTLIDFKYKKLFQAENGENGAKKNMFGKFGENLVIKVPIGTQVRDMETGKLLLDMSIPGEERVLLRGGRGGLGNTNFKNSVRRTPTMAGKGKEGVELRVKLELKLLADVALVGYPSVGKSSLINKISAAKSKVGNYHFTTLEPKLGVVRLGEGRSFVVADIPGLIEGAHEGVGLGDKFLKHIERCKMIYHIVDVAGIEGRDPIEDYERINNELVKFSEKLANKKQIVLANKMDLIWDMDKYEEFKSHVEAQGNEVFPVSVILGDGLKEVLNRTWHVLQETEREELEEEADIIDVLKANKTRKEPFVVTQDEDGVFVVDGSIVDGVLAKYIITHDDESVVTFLHMLRNLGLEDALKDAGVEDGDTVRIADTEFDFVE, encoded by the coding sequence GTGTTTATAGATGAGGTAATTATAACGGTAAAAGCAGGTAACGGTGGAGATGGAGCCGCTACTTTTAGAAGAGAAAAATGCATACAATTTGGAGGTCCAGATGGTGGAGATGGAGGTAGAGGAGGAGACGTAGTTTTCGTAGCTGACTCTAATATAAATACACTAATAGACTTCAAATACAAAAAATTATTCCAAGCAGAAAATGGTGAAAATGGTGCAAAGAAAAACATGTTTGGAAAATTTGGAGAAAATTTAGTAATAAAAGTTCCAATTGGAACTCAAGTAAGAGACATGGAAACAGGAAAATTACTTTTAGATATGAGTATACCTGGTGAAGAAAGAGTTCTTTTAAGAGGAGGTAGAGGAGGTTTAGGAAATACAAACTTCAAAAACTCAGTTAGAAGAACACCAACAATGGCTGGAAAAGGAAAAGAGGGTGTAGAGTTAAGAGTTAAGTTAGAATTAAAGCTTTTAGCAGATGTTGCGTTAGTAGGATACCCTTCTGTTGGAAAATCAAGTTTAATAAATAAAATATCAGCAGCTAAATCTAAAGTTGGAAACTATCACTTTACTACTTTAGAGCCTAAATTAGGAGTGGTTAGACTTGGTGAAGGTAGATCATTTGTTGTGGCAGATATACCAGGACTAATTGAAGGGGCTCATGAAGGAGTAGGATTAGGAGATAAATTCTTAAAGCATATAGAAAGATGTAAAATGATATATCATATAGTAGATGTGGCTGGAATTGAAGGAAGAGATCCAATTGAAGATTATGAGAGAATAAATAATGAGTTAGTAAAGTTTAGTGAAAAATTAGCAAATAAGAAACAAATTGTTTTGGCAAATAAAATGGATTTAATTTGGGATATGGATAAATATGAAGAGTTTAAATCTCATGTGGAAGCACAAGGAAATGAAGTGTTCCCAGTATCTGTTATTTTAGGTGATGGATTAAAAGAGGTTTTAAATAGAACTTGGCATGTTTTACAAGAAACAGAGAGAGAAGAACTAGAGGAAGAGGCTGACATTATCGATGTATTGAAAGCTAATAAAACTAGAAAAGAACCATTTGTTGTAACACAAGATGAAGATGGAGTATTTGTTGTTGACGGATCAATTGTTGATGGCGTGCTAGCTAAATATATCATAACTCATGATGATGAATCGGTTGTTACATTCTTACATATGCTTAGAAATTTAGGACTAGAAGACGCTTTAAAAGATGCTGGTGTTGAAGATGGAGATACAGTAAGAATTGCTGATACAGAATTTGATTTCGTTGAGTAA